In Salinigranum marinum, one DNA window encodes the following:
- the pyrI gene encoding aspartate carbamoyltransferase regulatory subunit, which produces MSDHELRVSKIRNGTVIDHVAAGQALNVLAILGIDGSAGESVSVGMNVPSGRLGRKDILKVEDRELSPSEVDVLSLIAPEATINIVRGYEVVEKNRVERPDRVVGVLSCPNHNCITNANEPVDSKFAVLGEELRCEYCGTFVRESFADHIDAS; this is translated from the coding sequence ATGAGCGACCACGAACTCCGCGTCTCGAAGATCCGCAACGGCACCGTCATCGACCACGTCGCCGCGGGGCAGGCGCTGAACGTCCTCGCCATCCTCGGCATCGACGGCTCCGCCGGCGAGTCCGTCTCGGTCGGGATGAACGTGCCCTCCGGCAGGCTCGGCCGCAAGGACATCCTGAAGGTCGAAGATCGAGAGCTGAGCCCCTCGGAGGTCGACGTCCTCTCGCTCATCGCGCCCGAGGCGACGATCAACATCGTCCGCGGCTACGAGGTGGTCGAGAAGAACCGCGTCGAACGACCGGACCGCGTCGTCGGCGTGCTCTCGTGTCCGAACCACAACTGCATCACGAACGCGAACGAGCCCGTCGACTCGAAGTTCGCCGTCCTGGGGGAGGAGCTCCGGTGTGAGTACTGCGGGACGTTCGTCCGCGAGTCGTTCGCCGACCACATCGACGCCTCCTGA
- the pyrB gene encoding aspartate carbamoyltransferase: MRHDHLISAAQLSRADVEAVLDRAAEIDADPAAVRERHAGTVLALCFFEPSTRTKMSFDTAMKRLGGETIDMGSVESSSVKKGESLADTVRVIEGYADALVLRHPSEGSAQMASEFVDVPLVNAGDGAGQHPSQTLLDLYTIRENAGLDDITVGVMGDLKYGRTVHSLSMALTNFDVRQHFVSPASLRLPQSVRYDLREAGAEVSEHEELAGILPELDVLYVTRIQRERFPDEREYRAVAGEYQIDLSTLAEAKESLTVMHPLPRVDEIDPAVDETAYANYFEQSHNGVPVRMALLDTLLDSP; encoded by the coding sequence ATGCGTCACGACCACCTCATCTCCGCCGCGCAACTGTCGCGAGCCGACGTCGAGGCGGTGTTGGACCGCGCCGCCGAGATCGACGCCGATCCGGCGGCGGTCCGCGAGCGTCACGCCGGGACGGTGCTCGCGCTCTGTTTCTTCGAGCCGAGCACGCGGACGAAGATGAGCTTCGACACGGCGATGAAGCGCCTCGGCGGGGAGACGATCGACATGGGTTCGGTCGAGTCCTCCTCGGTGAAGAAGGGTGAGTCGCTCGCCGACACCGTGCGGGTTATCGAGGGGTACGCCGACGCGCTCGTCCTCCGCCACCCCTCGGAGGGATCGGCGCAGATGGCCTCGGAGTTCGTCGACGTCCCGCTCGTCAACGCCGGCGACGGGGCCGGACAGCACCCCTCCCAGACCCTCCTCGACCTCTACACGATCCGCGAGAACGCGGGGCTCGACGACATCACCGTCGGGGTCATGGGCGACCTGAAGTACGGCCGGACGGTCCACTCGCTGTCGATGGCGCTCACCAACTTCGACGTGCGCCAGCACTTCGTCTCGCCGGCCTCCCTGCGACTCCCCCAGAGCGTCCGGTACGACCTCCGCGAGGCGGGCGCGGAGGTCAGCGAACACGAGGAGTTGGCGGGGATCCTCCCCGAACTCGACGTGCTGTACGTCACGCGGATCCAGCGCGAGCGCTTCCCCGACGAGCGCGAGTACCGCGCGGTCGCCGGCGAGTACCAGATCGACCTATCGACGCTGGCCGAGGCGAAGGAGTCGCTGACGGTGATGCACCCGCTCCCGCGGGTCGACGAGATCGACCCGGCCGTCGACGAGACGGCGTACGCGAACTACTTCGAACAGTCGCACAACGGCGTCCCGGTGCGCATGGCGCTGCTCGACACCCTTCTCGATTCACCATGA
- a CDS encoding Glu/Leu/Phe/Val dehydrogenase: MPDEANPFESLQEQIDDAAAFLDVPGDVVTRLKSPERVLEVTLSVEMDDGSLESFRGFRSQFNGDRGPYKGGIRYHPNVSRDEVKALSGWMVYKCAVVDIPYGGGKGGIVIDPRKYSEAELERVTRAFATELRPLIGPDKDIPAPDVNTGQQEMNWIKDTYEKLENTTAPGVITGKSIDNGGSAGRVEATGRSVMLAAREAFDYLDKEMEGATVAIQGYGNAGSVAAKLIEDAGATVVAVSDSSGAVFDSAGLDTRAVKGHKRETGAVTGYADATEEFSNEDLLTMDVDLLVPAALENAIDADLAERVEADVVVEAANGPVTPDADDVLTETDVTVVPDILANAGGVTVSYFEWVQNRQRFAWTEERVNDELERVIVGAFDRLVDAYETRDLPNFRTAAYVVAVQRVADAFGGAGSWP; this comes from the coding sequence ATGCCTGACGAGGCGAACCCGTTCGAGAGTCTCCAGGAACAGATCGACGATGCGGCCGCCTTCCTCGACGTGCCGGGCGACGTGGTGACTCGGCTGAAATCCCCCGAGCGCGTCCTCGAGGTGACGCTCTCGGTCGAGATGGACGACGGCTCTCTCGAATCGTTCCGCGGGTTCCGCTCGCAGTTCAACGGTGACCGGGGGCCGTACAAGGGCGGCATCCGCTACCACCCGAACGTGAGCCGCGACGAGGTGAAGGCGCTATCCGGGTGGATGGTGTACAAGTGCGCCGTCGTCGACATCCCGTACGGGGGCGGCAAGGGCGGGATCGTGATCGACCCCCGGAAGTACTCGGAGGCGGAGTTAGAACGCGTCACCCGGGCGTTCGCGACGGAGCTTCGACCGCTCATCGGGCCGGACAAGGACATCCCCGCACCGGACGTCAACACCGGCCAGCAGGAGATGAACTGGATCAAGGACACGTACGAGAAACTGGAGAACACGACGGCCCCGGGCGTCATCACGGGGAAGTCGATCGACAACGGCGGGAGCGCGGGTCGCGTCGAGGCCACCGGCCGGTCGGTGATGCTCGCCGCCCGCGAGGCGTTCGACTACCTCGACAAGGAGATGGAGGGGGCGACGGTCGCGATCCAGGGGTACGGGAACGCGGGGTCGGTGGCCGCCAAACTCATCGAGGACGCCGGCGCGACCGTCGTCGCCGTCTCCGACTCCTCGGGCGCGGTGTTCGACTCCGCGGGGCTGGACACCCGCGCGGTCAAGGGGCACAAGCGCGAGACGGGGGCGGTAACAGGCTACGCCGACGCCACCGAGGAGTTCTCGAACGAGGACCTCCTCACGATGGACGTCGATCTCCTGGTGCCGGCGGCGCTGGAGAACGCGATCGACGCCGACCTCGCCGAACGGGTCGAGGCCGACGTCGTCGTCGAGGCAGCGAACGGTCCCGTCACGCCCGACGCCGACGACGTCCTCACCGAGACGGACGTGACGGTCGTCCCGGACATCCTCGCCAACGCCGGCGGCGTCACCGTCTCGTACTTCGAGTGGGTCCAGAACCGCCAGCGGTTCGCCTGGACCGAAGAGCGCGTCAACGACGAACTCGAGCGGGTCATCGTCGGCGCGTTCGACCGGTTGGTCGACGCCTACGAGACGCGGGATCTGCCGAACTTCCGGACCGCGGCGTACGTCGTCGCGGTCCAGCGCGTCGCGGACGCGTTCGGCGGGGCGGGCAGTTGGCCCTGA
- a CDS encoding CoA ester lyase — MPRRSVLFSPGDRPELMRKAPRSGADTIVFDLEDAVAPPRKAEARRAVRDVLADPAFDPDCEVAVRVGDVAADLDALSPDARLDALVVPKVASLDDVVDVVDVLESHDRSLPLFALVETATGVLNAATVASADAVDALVFGAEDFAASIGATRTEEGTEVLYARQRVLVAARAAGVDAIDTLVTDYEDDEALRDDTATTVRLGYDGKLAIHPRQVGIINESFTPDTDRVAWARRVLAARDDAEAAGRGVFSVDGEMIDAPLVAQAERVLERARAADTES, encoded by the coding sequence ATGCCACGCCGAAGCGTCCTCTTCTCGCCCGGCGACCGCCCGGAACTGATGCGCAAGGCACCCCGGAGCGGTGCCGACACCATCGTCTTCGACCTCGAAGACGCCGTCGCCCCGCCGCGAAAAGCCGAGGCGCGGAGGGCGGTCCGCGACGTGCTCGCCGACCCGGCGTTCGACCCCGACTGCGAGGTCGCCGTCCGGGTCGGCGACGTCGCGGCCGACCTCGACGCGCTGTCTCCCGACGCGCGCCTCGACGCCCTCGTCGTCCCGAAAGTCGCGTCACTCGACGACGTGGTCGACGTGGTGGACGTGCTCGAGAGCCACGACCGATCGCTCCCGTTGTTCGCGCTCGTCGAGACGGCGACCGGCGTGTTGAACGCCGCGACCGTCGCCAGCGCCGACGCGGTCGACGCGCTGGTCTTCGGGGCGGAGGACTTCGCCGCCTCGATCGGTGCGACCCGCACCGAGGAGGGAACCGAGGTGCTGTACGCCCGTCAGCGCGTGCTCGTCGCCGCCCGGGCCGCCGGCGTCGACGCTATCGACACCCTCGTCACCGACTACGAGGACGACGAGGCGCTCCGCGACGACACGGCCACGACGGTCCGACTGGGCTACGACGGGAAACTCGCCATCCACCCCCGGCAGGTCGGGATCATCAACGAGTCGTTCACGCCCGACACCGACCGCGTCGCGTGGGCCCGGCGCGTCCTCGCGGCCAGGGACGACGCCGAGGCGGCCGGTCGCGGCGTCTTCAGCGTCGACGGCGAGATGATCGACGCCCCGCTCGTCGCCCAGGCCGAGCGGGTTCTCGAACGCGCTCGGGCGGCGGACACGGAGTCCTAG
- a CDS encoding MaoC family dehydratase — translation MAGRYYEEFTEGERIEHQNRRTISEADNQRFCDMTMNQQPLHLDREFAADTEFGERLVNGLYTMSLAVGLTIPETTDGTIVANLSYDDVSHPAPVFHGDTIRAVSTVTEKRETSDGERGVVTMHVEVFDQDDALVCSFDRTVLSLKRPEVTES, via the coding sequence ATGGCCGGCCGCTACTACGAGGAGTTCACGGAGGGCGAGCGAATCGAACATCAGAACCGCCGAACGATCTCGGAGGCGGACAACCAGCGCTTCTGCGACATGACGATGAACCAGCAGCCGCTGCATCTCGACCGGGAGTTCGCCGCGGACACCGAGTTCGGCGAGCGCCTGGTCAACGGCCTCTACACCATGAGCCTCGCGGTCGGGCTGACGATCCCCGAAACCACGGACGGAACGATCGTCGCGAACCTCTCGTACGACGATGTCTCTCATCCTGCGCCCGTGTTCCACGGCGACACGATCCGAGCCGTGTCGACCGTCACCGAAAAGAGGGAGACGTCCGATGGCGAGCGAGGCGTCGTGACGATGCACGTCGAGGTGTTCGATCAGGACGACGCGCTGGTCTGTTCGTTCGACCGAACGGTGTTGTCGCTGAAACGCCCCGAAGTGACGGAGAGCTGA
- a CDS encoding DUF5658 family protein, with product MSRIQFSSADATDSPTLVGVGSRSTDAWLWGIAVVALVLDVVLTYYGLGLGLQEGNPIARSFFSMLGVIEAMVLLKGSVMTMALVAWTALPRQYRTVVPIGVALPWLVASAINATLILQV from the coding sequence ATGTCGCGCATCCAGTTCTCCTCGGCCGACGCTACCGACTCGCCGACCCTCGTCGGGGTCGGCTCCCGTTCGACGGACGCGTGGCTCTGGGGGATCGCCGTCGTCGCTCTCGTCCTCGACGTCGTCCTGACGTACTACGGCCTCGGCCTCGGTCTCCAGGAGGGGAACCCGATCGCGCGGTCGTTCTTCTCGATGCTCGGCGTGATCGAAGCGATGGTCCTGTTGAAAGGCAGCGTGATGACGATGGCGCTCGTCGCCTGGACAGCGCTCCCTCGGCAGTACCGAACCGTCGTCCCGATCGGTGTCGCGCTCCCGTGGCTCGTCGCCTCGGCGATCAACGCGACGCTCATCCTCCAGGTCTGA
- a CDS encoding acyl-CoA carboxylase subunit beta, translating into MKVRIGEGATTEEAHAIATALAEHLGDAVEVVADGDVVASADPPERAYPLEDDLGPTEREERLREELADIYEGGPQKYRDRLADQGKLFVRDRLERWFGEPTFEDGRFANFDAWHPNSPEVAEADPDSRLPADGLLTGAAEFEGRDVHFMANDFTVKAGSMARRGVEKFLRMQQRALKSGRPVLYLMDSSGGRIDEQTGFFANREGIGKYYYNHSMLSGRVPQICVLYGPCIAGAAYTPMFADFTVMVEGMSAMAIASPRMVEMVTGEEISMDDLGGPAVHARHSGSADLVARDEEHARELVAQLITYLPDHAGERPPQSDPTPPTYSPEGIDELIPGSPTKPYDVHDLLDRVVDAESLLELRPEYGSEIVTAFARIDGRPVGVVANQPTQRSGAIFPDSASKAAEFIWTCDAYEIPLLYLCDTPGFMAGSAVEKEGILEQGKKFIYATSSATVPKQTVVVRKAYGAGIYAMGGPAYDPESVIGLPSGEIGIMGPEAAINAVYRNKLDDIEDDDERAARERELREEYRRDIAVHRMASEVVVDEVVPPSDLRAELAARFAFYEDVEKSLPEKKHGTVL; encoded by the coding sequence ATGAAGGTCCGCATCGGGGAGGGGGCCACGACGGAGGAGGCCCACGCCATCGCCACCGCCCTCGCCGAACATCTCGGCGACGCCGTGGAGGTCGTCGCTGACGGCGACGTCGTCGCCAGCGCCGACCCTCCCGAGCGAGCGTATCCACTCGAGGACGACCTCGGTCCCACGGAGCGCGAAGAACGCCTCCGGGAGGAACTCGCCGACATCTACGAGGGCGGCCCCCAGAAGTACCGCGACCGGCTGGCCGATCAGGGAAAGCTGTTCGTCCGCGACCGTCTCGAACGCTGGTTCGGCGAGCCGACGTTCGAGGACGGTCGGTTCGCCAACTTCGACGCGTGGCACCCGAACTCGCCCGAGGTCGCGGAGGCCGACCCGGACAGTCGACTCCCGGCCGACGGTCTGCTCACCGGCGCGGCGGAGTTCGAGGGCCGGGACGTCCACTTCATGGCCAACGACTTCACGGTGAAGGCCGGGTCGATGGCCCGCCGCGGGGTGGAGAAGTTCCTCCGGATGCAACAGCGCGCACTCAAGAGCGGGCGGCCCGTGCTGTACCTGATGGACTCGTCGGGGGGCCGGATCGACGAACAGACCGGCTTCTTCGCCAATCGGGAGGGGATCGGCAAGTACTACTACAACCACTCGATGCTGTCGGGGAGGGTCCCGCAGATCTGTGTGCTCTACGGCCCGTGTATCGCCGGGGCGGCGTACACCCCAATGTTCGCGGACTTCACGGTCATGGTCGAGGGGATGTCGGCGATGGCGATCGCGTCTCCCAGAATGGTCGAGATGGTCACGGGCGAGGAGATCTCGATGGACGACCTGGGCGGCCCGGCGGTTCACGCCCGTCACTCCGGGAGTGCGGACCTCGTCGCGCGCGACGAGGAGCACGCCCGGGAACTCGTCGCACAGCTGATCACGTATCTGCCCGACCACGCCGGGGAGCGCCCACCTCAGTCGGACCCGACACCCCCGACGTACTCCCCCGAGGGGATCGACGAACTCATCCCCGGGTCGCCCACGAAGCCGTACGACGTGCACGACCTGCTCGACCGGGTCGTCGACGCGGAGTCGCTCCTCGAACTCCGCCCGGAGTACGGCTCGGAGATCGTCACCGCGTTCGCCCGGATCGACGGTCGGCCCGTCGGCGTCGTCGCCAACCAGCCCACGCAGCGGTCGGGGGCGATCTTCCCTGACTCGGCGTCGAAGGCGGCGGAGTTCATCTGGACCTGCGACGCCTACGAGATCCCCCTCCTCTACCTGTGTGACACGCCAGGGTTCATGGCCGGGTCGGCGGTCGAGAAGGAGGGTATCCTCGAACAGGGGAAGAAGTTCATCTACGCCACCTCCTCCGCCACGGTGCCGAAACAGACGGTGGTCGTCCGCAAGGCGTACGGGGCGGGGATCTACGCGATGGGCGGCCCGGCGTACGACCCCGAGAGCGTCATCGGGCTTCCGTCGGGAGAGATCGGGATCATGGGTCCCGAGGCGGCGATCAACGCCGTCTACCGGAACAAGCTCGACGACATCGAGGACGACGACGAGCGCGCGGCCCGCGAACGCGAACTCCGCGAGGAGTACCGGCGCGACATCGCCGTCCACCGCATGGCGAGCGAAGTGGTCGTCGACGAAGTGGTCCCGCCGTCGGATCTCCGGGCGGAACTCGCCGCCCGCTTCGCCTTCTACGAGGACGTCGAGAAGTCCTTGCCGGAGAAGAAACACGGCACCGTGCTCTGA
- a CDS encoding adenylate kinase: MSVTVVSGVPGVGSSRVTEAAVASLDEQYELLNTGDVLLEEALGSGFDVSGRDDLADLRPRELRRLQRLMGEYVAAIASEPETHVVLNTHLVVTTAAGFVPGLPPEVLTEVDPNAFVLVEADPDVIRDRRTGSDYRSYRVDDRLGIEFQQSMSRTAAFAYATSVGAPIALVENTDDVESAAARLSREIETASTR; the protein is encoded by the coding sequence ATGAGCGTGACCGTCGTCTCGGGCGTCCCCGGGGTGGGTAGTTCGCGCGTGACAGAGGCCGCGGTCGCGTCGCTCGACGAGCAGTACGAACTGTTGAACACGGGCGACGTGTTGCTGGAGGAGGCGCTCGGCAGCGGGTTCGACGTCTCCGGCCGCGACGACCTTGCCGACCTGCGACCCCGCGAACTCCGCCGCCTCCAGCGCCTGATGGGTGAGTACGTCGCCGCCATCGCCTCCGAGCCCGAGACGCACGTCGTTCTCAACACGCACCTCGTCGTCACCACCGCGGCGGGGTTCGTCCCGGGGCTCCCGCCCGAAGTGCTGACCGAGGTCGACCCCAACGCGTTCGTCCTCGTTGAGGCCGATCCCGACGTCATCCGGGATCGGCGGACCGGCAGCGACTATCGGTCGTACCGCGTGGACGACCGGCTCGGCATCGAGTTCCAGCAGTCGATGAGCCGGACAGCGGCGTTCGCCTACGCGACGTCGGTCGGCGCGCCTATCGCGCTCGTCGAGAACACGGACGACGTCGAGTCGGCCGCCGCACGCCTCTCGCGGGAGATCGAGACCGCTTCGACCAGGTGA